The Electrophorus electricus isolate fEleEle1 chromosome 4, fEleEle1.pri, whole genome shotgun sequence region TACAATTTCACAATTACACAGAACAACACAGTGTGAGTTCACAGTGTGAGATGTTACCTGGAACCTCAACTCCATAAACGTTTGCCTCTTTAATGAAGTCCACCTGAGTGACAATGTCTAAGACTTCAGTTGTGGCAACGTTTTCTCCTTTCCACCTAAACAAAAAGTGCAGTGTGAAAACAGCAACTACAAAGAACACTGCTGCTCTACCCATGTCTCACCAGAGCAGTGCTGCTCCACCCCTGTGTCTCCCCACAACAGTGTTGCTCCAACTGTGTCTCCTCAGAACAGTGCTGCTCCACCCGTGTCTCCCCAGAGCAGAGCTGTTCCAATAATCTGGATCACCACAGCAATGCTGCTCTACCCGTGTCTCCCCAGAGCAGTGCTGCTGCACCCCTGTGTCTCTACAGAGCAATGCTGCTCCACCCGTGTTTCCCCAGAGCAGTGCTGCTCCACCCCTGTGTTTCCCCAAAGCAGTTCTcctctacctgtgtgtgtcccAAAACCATAAGTGTTATAGGGCTGGGGTAGGTGTTATAGAGCAGGAATCTGTACTACATCATTGCTGTGGAACTAAGTATAAACACTGACATCTGCAGATGAGCAGATCTTTTGctttaatattttactgtgatgaacattttattatttcacattAGAATTTATCTACAGGATCATTACAAATCAATTCAAAATGTGAAAGCACAAGAGACTTCTACAAGTAGCGTACATTACTGTTAAGACTCTTTAATGAGAACCTTAACATAGTGTATTTTATTCTTAGAAATAATCCCTTTCACCCTTTATTCCCACTTTTGCACCTGAAAGTGTCCCCAAGTCGATCCTGGAAATAGATAAAGTTGTCGTGGTCGATCTTCATCAGGTCTCCACTGTTGAAGTAAACATCTCCCTCCTGAAACACATTGCGCAgtctcttcttctctgtctgctCTAGGTTACGAGCATAACCTTCAAATGAAGCAATCTCTGTGATCTTTGACACTAACAGTCCGGTTTCTcctaaatgcaaacacacacacacacacacacacacacgcacacacacacacaggatttactgtcttcatttatttcctCTGATGCTCACACAGTTACCATTTTCATAAATGCCTCTTCTTTTAATATTCTATGTGATTTATAATATCTCAGTAATTGACCTTTTGACCATGAGAATTCAGTGATTAAGCTTCTGACCTTTCAGCACTTCGATGCACCTGCCGTTGACATCTCTGATGGGTTCGTCTAGTTCTGTGTCATATTTAATCAGAGCGTACGGGAGCATTTTCTGCAAATAAGTATAATTGCTTAGATGCAGCAAGTGGAAAAGCTATAAAAATCTTCTCTTATCTTGTTTGAAATGTGGGATTGTAATGATCACAGTGTAAGGGCTCACTTTGTGCAGAAAGTTGATTCGGCCAATAGCACCGATCTTCCCTGTGTAGTTAACAAAGCCCACGTTGCCCTCCGTGGATGCATAAAACTCTCTCACCACAATCTTGCCAAAACGAGAGAGGAACTCTCTCCAGATGTCTGCTCGCAGGCCGTTCCCAATGGCCAGACGTACGTTGTGCTCCTTATCGTCCGCCCTCTGCATAGACAATAAGCTATTGACTGCTCTCAAATTCCTACAGGCTTTACTTAAAATTTCCTCAAAACAGAGTAGTTCTTAGGCGGTGCCTAAGAaggcacgcacatacacacacacacttcaacagAGCTGAGTATTTTACCATACAAGTTAAACTTGATACCTCCAATGAGGAGGTAAGAAGTTGAGTCTTTACAGGCTGCATGTAGGATTTCTAAGTAAGGGCAGCTCTATTCCCAGATCACGGCTCATACAGTGCTCTGTCTCTGCTTGACACTATGATCACATGACTCTGTAAGGTCAGACATCACATGCTTCTTAAAGATTCGATTTCAGCCCCTAACTCTAACCACACCCTGTACCCCTGAACCATGTCCAACCCCACAATACACCCCTAAAATACATGCCCAACTCGACGATGTACCCTTGAAAAAGATAGACTTTGCCATAGAGCACTTTAAATCTAATTTACCCAAGAACCACCATAGGACTCAGCAAAAGGCTTCAAAGGCTTTGGCTCCTcacgtgtatgtttgtgtgtgtgtgtgtgtgtgtgtgtctgtctgtgtgtgtctgtgtgtgtgtgtgtgtgtgtgtgtgtgtgtgtgtgtgtgtgtgtgtaggtgtgttacagagtgagaagcagcagtggTCTCTAACCAATGACATGATCACAATGTGTGACCAAAGAAGGAACAGCTGCTCTCATTCCACTGAGCTGGCATGTCTACGCAGATACAGAATTTATGAAAAGACACTTTAGATTTAACAGCTGCAACTGAACCTATTTTATAGTGAACCTCTTTTGCAACCAGATTTTTCAAGAACTAAAACTGATTTTGAATCTACTTCTCACCTAAACAGTGTGACCTTGTTGCCTTCTGTGAGATGATTTCAGTTGAGTACACAAATTATTCCACTGCATTTTCCTCTAGTTCAGAGCCCAATAAAAAGGAGGTAGTTCACCCACACTGAGCCCAGTTATAATATAGGGAGTGGTGTGTTGATGCGAATTTGAAGAGTTTTGGTGTGTTAGCTTCTGAGTATATATAAGAGGAGTACTGGTATTATTGCTGGTATAAATCTGAGGAGTACTGGAGTGTTAGCATTAGTGTGAATCCGAGGATCGCTGGTGTGTTACTGTTGTGATCTGATTCATATTATGTGCACATTACCAAGCTGAAGTATCTCAAATATgacttttgctgtttttgtgacAGATCTGATTttttcagggctgtgtggaCATAGAAATATGatcttttcaaatcaaatttgaGTCTTTTTCACCTGGTCATAAATTGGATATATATCTGGTTTGTAGTCATGTGGAATGAATAGAATGGTCAGATCAGAATTCATGTGATATGCTTATATGAATAAGCTTAGTACAGTTGTCATCATCCAGCAACGAGCAGCACAACAAAACAATGGAGGAGAGCCAGAACAGTAACAAGAGTCAGTGGAAAACAGCAAATGCTAGACATCTGGATTTATTTTCACCTTCTCAGCCCGATCCTGTACAGCTGAAGAACGGTCGGAGGTCCTCCAGAATACAATGCGATGTATAAATGGGTTACTAGCATTTCCTTTTTGCCAGTTTTTATACCATGAGTATACCATCTCAAAAAATGGCATTTGTGTTGTTGGAGATACAGGTGACTCCATTGCAAAAAAGTAGCAATGTGCAGGTGTGCCAATTTGGCAGACAGATGCATTTACATTAACAGACAAATAACAGTCACATTCATGCAATTATGAATGTGAACCATCAAGATATGCATATTTGATCTGAGCACAATGTggcttgtaatgtgaaaataGCCTCCAAGGATTATTGGTGTGTTATTGCTGGTGTGAATCTGAGTATTATTGCACTGATATAAGGAGCACTGGTGTTTACATTCTGTGTGTACCTGAGAGAACTGGTTTTGTAGTGCTGGTGTGAACCTGAGAAGGATTTTTGTGTTAGCTTCTTTGAAGGTTGGTGTTATAGTGTTGGTGTGAATTTGAGAAGGATTGGTGTGTTAGTTTCTGTGATATCTGGTGTGTCACCTTGGGTGTGTTGCAGAGGTAGCGCATGGTCTCTCCAATGTATTGGATCACCGTCACATTGTGTTTCCTGCAATCGTTCCAGAACTGAGATGCAGAGAACTTCCTCTTCAGAATTACAGTGGAACCTTACAGGAAAACATGTATTATTAAGGAAATGATTGGGAAAGAGCAAGCTTCCTGCTTTTGAAACTGTTTCATGTCAACACCACTGCTTTGGCATACTAGCTCTTACTGCTCTCTAGCTGTTCATCAATTTTTTCCTTCGACTTAActacattctacctggaaacCAGTAACTTCCATCAGTCATTGAAAACTACTTTATCATCAcaaactacatccaaagaactaccaAAAACATAAGTAAcgttaacattttgcttttccaTCATGGCTTCCATTCTCCTTCAGCCTGCTGAGTTTAGTTATTCTTACTCCGTCGTTAGCGATAGTTATATTTGTGAGAAGTATAGATTAATTACTAGTCTGACGGAGAAAATTATAGTGCTAGAAGTGCGCATCCAGACCATAGAAAGTTAGACCTACTGAGGAACTAGAAGTATAAGCTCTGGATGCCTTAGGAGAAGTTAGCAAGCCCTCAATTCTGGCACTACAGCCCTCGCAGCAGGGCGAATGGGTGACGTTACGGCGAAATAGATGAGCTTTGGGAGCACTACACATCCCCATTGTCAaacaggtttgccccactcagcAAGGCACCCAttgagaagcctgttgaaagagctctggttataagGGACTCTTATTTTGTGGCGTGAAATTAGCTAGGCCTTTACGGActccagcagcagtagttagctgtataccaGGGCCAGGGCACCAgacattgcaggtaatcttaaggttTTAGGCAAGCATAGGTTCTCGAAGATAGTTATTCATGTAGGAGCTAACGATATACCCCTTCatcagtcagagattactaaaaataatagtgaagaggtgtgtcaattagtGAAGGCGATGGCTAATCCtgccccctgatgtcccctgctgtagtcCACCACACCTctaccccagccaactactctccattgcccttaatgcaCGCTCTCTTGCGGGATGTcttgatgttactgagcctctaccggtctcagctgccatggctactcccacctcTCCCTgatgtagcccaccacaccttcctgtagcccaccacaccgccaccctagccaactacttcttcattgcccttaatggacgttctcttgtgggatgggtctcAGACTCATGCACACCTCAGGACAAGACAAGACTTAAGACTATGACTAgatattaattgcttattttttcatttttttcatttatttttctctttacattgttactattgtggtgatcgttgtcagccagaggaggatgggccccccctttgagtcttggttcctctcaaggtttcttcctcgtgctctagggagtttttccttgccactatcacccttggcttgctcactgggggcttggacttggacatttgtaaagctgctttgtaacatttgttgtaaaaagcgctatatataaataaattttgatttgatttgaatctATACCCACAACATACTTTATCATAAACTACCTTGCATCTACATTCACTATCCTTGTTTAGGTACACTAATCCTATAGGTACATTTCATAGATAAATTATAATGTATGCTGGAATGAATTTATCAGTACTACTTTGTACGTGTTGGTGTCACTGCTGAGTGACAATTGTAGGAAACCTATGGGTCTACTAATGATAGTTCTGTGGACAGTAGTGTGTTAAGGGAATGGTGTTAAGTGAATGGTGCAGGGTGGTAAATTCATGGCTGACAAAGTGAAGTGAACTTTAACCCACTTTCATTTATTAGAGGTGAAAGCCCTGCCGTCCGAGGGTCCTACGGGGTTCTTTACAAAGTTTTttacacaggaaacacacacacctgtctccaCAGAGCCAATGAAGCCTATGAGAAAGGCTGCTGTGTGGTAGAGTGGGAGGTTCACATAGATGACATCCCTATTCGTGACCCCGTTAGCTGCCAGCACTGCCAGAGCAGCTAGCAGACGAGTGTGATTGATCACTGCTGCTTTAGGGagacctgcacacaaacacacacacacacacacacacacacacacacacacatgcacacacatacactcacacacacacaagcatgcacaggcacacacacaatacgcaCAGCTCAAGGATATGCTCAGACACAAGCACTAAACCTCACAGTTGATTGATGAGTTGGGATGTGTTTAAGCAGGTCAATCACCTGACCACACTGGTTTCTGGTATTCTAATTAGTTAAGGCAGCACTGTGGTGTCAAATAACTTGTTTGAGAGGGCCAGACTGCAGTACGGTTTGGTGATTGATCTGCTAAAATGCACCACAACTCATCAATCAATTGCCAGGTGTGAGCAGAGCAGCTGCTGCACTTTGCTGAACTCCAACACACCAGGACTGGACTTTGACACCCCTGCCTTACAGAAACTGAATGAAGAGTTGGTCATTTTCTCAATCTTCTGaagtctgtctttttttctgtgagtggatgtgtgtgtacctgttgtTCCAGATGTGTAAATGTAGACTGCAGGGTCTTTGAAGGAAACATTGGCTCGTAGGGAGTGAGGGATGGGAGTGTCTGATGCCTGCTCCACTTTCTCACTGAGACTCTGCATATGGACAGACCCACACTCCATCcccataacaaacacacacacctcatcttcACACAAGGGCACAAGTAtctcctccactgctgcctgaAGATCtgcaacacacaacaacaacaaagaaccACATCAACAACCACAAACAACAACTCCATCAACCACAAGGGACAACAACCCCATAAACCACCACAAACATGAACCACAACAACCACACTGAACGACCCCATAAACTACAACTATCACAAACAACCACAAACATAGACCACATCAACCACAAGCAACCACATTAACAAATAACAACcacaacatctacaacaaccCCAACAGCAATCACATTGTGACAGCAGCCACCAGCAGCCTCCACCTGGGGGTTAGTGCCACCAtgtggcttttgtttatgttgtcttTTTAGTTCCATGTGCTTTGTGGTTTGGTTTCTGTGCCACGCCCCACACACAGGTGTTActtgttccttttttatttgcCATTACACCTTTGtgttattatgtattttgtttcacTCTTATTGAACCCCTTTCTTTTATAACTGCTGCATCAgctgatgttttgttttcagtttgagTACTAGTTATGAGTTTTCTTGTTTCAATAAATCCTTTGTTTAAACTATATGCCTGCTTGCCCcccttttttgcattttctctgcacttggcacacaaacaacaatcaCTTCAGTCACAACAATCACACCAGTCACAGCTATGAGAATCAACAATCGCATCAGCCACAGCAATCACACCAGTCACAGCTATCACAATCGACAATCACACCGGTCACAGCAATTACACCAGTCACAGCTATGAGAATCAACAATCACATCAGCCACAGCAATCACACCAGTCACAGCTATGAGAATCAACAATCACATCAGCCACAGCAATCACACCAGTCACAGCTATCACACCAGTCACAGCTATGAGAATCAACAATCACATCCGCCACAGCAATCACACCAGTCACAGCTATCACAATCGACAATCACATCAGCCACAGCAATCACACCAGTCACAGCTATCACAATCGACAATCACATCAGCCACAGCAATCACACCAGTCACAGCTATGAGAATCAACAATCACATCAGCCACAGCAATTACACCAGTCACAGCTATCACAATCAACAATCACACCAGTCACAGCTATGAGAATCAACAATCACACCGGTCACAGCAATCACACCAGTCACAGCTATGAGAATCAACAATCACATCAGCCACAGCAATCACACCAGTCACAGCTATGAGAATCAACAATCACATCAGCCACAGCAATCACACCAGTCACAGCTATCACAATCAACAATCACATCAGTCACAACAGTCACAAATGAT contains the following coding sequences:
- the LOC113577296 gene encoding very long-chain acyl-CoA synthetase-like produces the protein MLLQSLLLAGLVILPLLLRLFFPYFWTDVLYLKDLFKILLKFASRRRRRPLFLALDRFLERTAEHPHKPFVVFENKTYSYEDTDRESNKIANALRTHSALKEGDTAAIFMGNEPAFIFTWLALSKIGCASALLNNNIRSQSLLHCFKCCGAKLMIITADLQAAVEEILVPLCEDEVCVFVMGMECGSVHMQSLSEKVEQASDTPIPHSLRANVSFKDPAVYIYTSGTTGLPKAAVINHTRLLAALAVLAANGVTNRDVIYVNLPLYHTAAFLIGFIGSVETGSTVILKRKFSASQFWNDCRKHNVTVIQYIGETMRYLCNTPKRADDKEHNVRLAIGNGLRADIWREFLSRFGKIVVREFYASTEGNVGFVNYTGKIGAIGRINFLHKKMLPYALIKYDTELDEPIRDVNGRCIEVLKGETGLLVSKITEIASFEGYARNLEQTEKKRLRNVFQEGDVYFNSGDLMKIDHDNFIYFQDRLGDTFRWKGENVATTEVLDIVTQVDFIKEANVYGVEVPGHEGKIGMVAVTVKNGAVFDGIEMFNHVTRCLPTYAQPHFLRIQNAVEVTSTFKQLKMKLMREGFNPTAVSGPLYFLSDREQSYVPMTMIIYDAIISGTIRL